The Podospora pseudocomata strain CBS 415.72m chromosome 1 map unlocalized CBS415.72m_1, whole genome shotgun sequence genome has a segment encoding these proteins:
- a CDS encoding uncharacterized protein (EggNog:ENOG503PFFV): MPCHHTCASRRAYLTLTDHDRPLKAQIGIREVWKKEDGALQTAIRKLKDILGHEVDAEPEWHLLIAELDSYYPDKLDLVACVTGCVLVCVKSMIELLDGSEHEAWGEQLLEKVPSRLRIFIAVADSDKAATSWSEQRRGFVVSLPKKQAFQLQPTELFPIFRGNLLTCFDTDKKQTELPVRDAQATTTPGDDWAEVEVNVDASKPRAKVEFLPDAASLPRPDQLFLRPPYYLTMTASTKRIELHCSHSPTLQFLSEYLQRWCRVNHHDTTNPPAVQITLHQSAFGLGEMFNSLVLSTEHTRYTNEFQVTAPMVAALIEGVLGYELLPSLGGWSFRRDVEFKTL; this comes from the coding sequence ATGCCATGCCACCACACGTGTGCCAGCAGACGAGCATACCTGACGCTAACTGATCACGACAGACCGCTCAAAGCCCAAATCGGAATCCGTGAGGTTTggaaaaaggaggatggCGCACTCCAAACGGCTATCAGGAAGCTCAAAGACATCTTGGGCCACGAGGTGGACGCTGAGCCCGAATGGCATCTTTTGATCGCCGAGCTTGACTCCTATTATCCCGACAAACTGGACCTCGTGGCTTGCGTCACCGGGTGCGTTCTAGTATGCGTCAAGAGCATGATCGAGCTTTTGGATGGCTCTGAACACGAAGCGTGGGGGGAGCAGTTGCTGGAAAAGGTCCCCTCTCGCCTCAGGATCTTTATAGCCGTTGCGGACTCGGACAAGGCCGCCACGTCGTGGTCGGAGCAGCGGCGAGGGTTTGTCGTCTCTCTTCCCAAGAAACAGGCCTTTCAGCTTCAACCAACCGAATTGTTTCCCATCTTTCGTGGCAACCTCCTTACTTGCTTCGATACCGACAAGAAGCAAACCGAGCTTCCGGTTCGGGATGCCCAGGCCACCACGACACCTGGAGACGACTGGGCAGAGGTAGAGGTCAATGTCGACGCCTCCAAGCCACGAGCAAAGGTCGAGTTTCTTCCCGACGCGGCGTCTCTACCACGCCCCGACCAGCTGTTTCTTCGACCGCCCTATTACCTGACCATGACGGCAAGCACCAAGAGGATCGAGTTGCACTGCAGCCACAGCCCTACCCTTCAGTTCTTGTCGGAGTATCTGCAACGCTGGTGTCGGGTCAATCACCATGATACCACCAATCCTCCAGCCGTCCAGATAACGCTCCATCAGTCTGCGTTCGGGCTGGGCGAAATGTTCAACTCGCTCGTCCTTAGCACGGAGCACACCCGGTACACAAACGAGTTCCAAGTGACGGCACCCATGGTTGCTGCTTTGATCGAGGGTGTGCTGGGATACGAGCTGTTGCCGTCACTGGGTGGTTGGAGCTTTCGGAGGGATGTTGAGTTTAAAACGCTATGA